In Carassius auratus strain Wakin unplaced genomic scaffold, ASM336829v1 scaf_tig00037431, whole genome shotgun sequence, the following are encoded in one genomic region:
- the LOC113083238 gene encoding zinc-alpha-2-glycoprotein-like: MAITLILLVLFVPAVTSKGSHSLSLHATYIKGNTLFPEYSYTLMLDDVVLGLFNSKTWTYVPRGNTTDEDNVIDPQHLHTVSKNMYDDFVERWIVMDGGNLTGSLQVHQKMVLCELLNNDKPGQMMTRSASKGLTTDELCYLDGKFYYQGTSYVTQQELEPYLELSKFFHENVYYPACINTLKNYLKKRGNQVNRKVKPRFKLIQKAKLDGESRVSCLATGFYPRHINLTLFRDGQPVSDHEITGGDLLPNDDGTYQMRKSLEISRADTHTYTCSVTHLSLDNKLDIYLEFDHSEPFKSLIPSVLIVLALVLVFGTGLIIYKCRRRRAVIASIKNDYSSACTSEENMDAAS, translated from the exons ATGGCTATAACTCTTATCCTGCTTGTGCTGTTCGTTCCAGCAGTTACTTCGAAGG gttcACATTCTCTGAGTTTGCATGCAACATACATTAAAGGAAACACATTATTTCCTGAATATAGTTACACGCTTATGTTGGATGATGTTGTATTAGGACTCTTTAATTCAAAGACATGGACATATGTTCCAAGAGGAAATACTACGGATGAAGATAATGTGATTGACCCACAACATCTCCACACCGTTAGTAAAAATATGTATGATGATTTTGTGGAGAGGTGGATTGTGATGGACGGGGGTAACCTTACTGGCA GTCTTCAGGTTCATCAAAAGATGGTTCTGTGTGAATTGTTAAACAATGACAAGCCAGGACAAATGATGACCAGGAGTGCTTCCAAGGGCCTCACCACAGATGAACTCTGTTATCTTGATGGCAAATTTTATTATCAAGGAACTTCGTATGTCACACAGCAGGAGCTCGAACCTTATCTGGAACTGTCCAAGTTCTTTCATGAGAATGTGTACTACCCAGCTTGCATAAACACACTGAAAAATTACCTCAAGAAGAGAGGAAATCAAGTCAACAGGAAAG TAAAACCCAGATTTAAATTAATCCAGAAAGCAAAGTTAGATGGAGAGTCTCGTGTGAGTTGTTTGGCAACAGGATTTTACCCTCGCCACATCAACCTGACCCTGTTCAGAGACGGGCAGCCTGTATCTGATCATGAGATCACTGGAGGAGATCTGCTGCCCAATGATGACGGGACGTACCAGATGAGGAAGAGTCTGGAGATCAgcagagcagacacacacacatacacctgctCTGTCACACACCTCAGCCTGGACAACAAACTGGACATTTATTTag AATTTGACCATAGTGAACCGTTTAAATCATTGATTCCGTCAGTGCTGATAGTTTTGGCTCTCGTTTTGGTGTTTGGGACTGGACTCATCATATATAAATGCAGAAGGAGACGAGCAG ttATAGCTTCCATTAAGAATGATTATTCTTCTGCTTGTA caTCTGAAGAAAACATGGATGCAGCATCTTGA